From the genome of Fusobacterium varium, one region includes:
- a CDS encoding Ion channel — MKLNNIKEKLFRMLTEDLDLGYVVDIVKKNLDFKSKMKMIMDIARKSENYDFIIFLIKMTAAISVFLPIISQLCSMKSLNIFKLNFQTFKQIPVLFVSIFPIIVIGRKNLIFKDGALKAIILILYYIVCIPITIVIFGLNIEKIGNEYEDVYFLVFAVNIMLLFTSHIVLIKYCVTDIILRKRKVKSSDVMITLMTYITLGISFGALYSVINIYYDGQAFHGMEGVNTTLYFYFKHIYFSFVTLTTLGYGDIYPLKFLGQFFVIIEALTGIFLLNFSLGITLSSGILSFQINQKDNEDKTKKADDLGEKDNE; from the coding sequence ATGAAACTGAATAATATAAAAGAAAAATTATTTAGAATGCTCACTGAAGATTTGGATCTTGGATATGTAGTAGATATTGTAAAGAAAAATCTTGATTTCAAATCCAAAATGAAAATGATAATGGATATAGCTAGAAAAAGTGAGAATTATGATTTTATTATTTTTCTTATAAAAATGACAGCAGCTATATCTGTTTTTCTTCCTATAATCTCTCAGTTATGCAGTATGAAGTCATTAAATATATTTAAATTAAACTTCCAGACTTTTAAACAGATTCCAGTGCTTTTTGTGAGTATATTTCCAATAATTGTTATTGGACGAAAAAACCTTATTTTTAAAGATGGAGCATTAAAAGCAATAATTTTAATACTTTACTATATTGTGTGTATTCCTATTACTATAGTTATTTTTGGACTTAACATAGAAAAGATAGGAAATGAATATGAAGATGTGTACTTTTTAGTTTTTGCTGTAAATATTATGCTTCTTTTTACCAGCCATATTGTACTGATAAAATATTGTGTAACAGATATAATTCTTAGAAAAAGAAAAGTTAAAAGTAGTGATGTAATGATTACTTTAATGACGTATATAACTCTAGGTATAAGTTTTGGAGCACTTTATTCTGTAATAAATATTTATTATGATGGACAAGCTTTTCATGGAATGGAAGGAGTAAATACTACTTTATATTTTTATTTTAAACATATATATTTTAGTTTTGTAACATTAACAACACTAGGATACGGTGATATATATCCGTTGAAATTTTTAGGACAGTTTTTTGTTATTATTGAAGCACTTACAGGAATATTTCTTTTAAATTTTTCCCTTGGAATAACTTTAAGTTCAGGAATATTGAGTTTTCAAATAAATCAAAAAGATAATGAGGATAAAACAAAGAAGGCAGATGATTTAGGAGAAAAGGATAATGAGTAG
- the birA_1 gene encoding Bifunctional protein BirA, with product MRIFRFESIDSTSDYLKNKEDIQEFDLAIAEIQTKGRGRRGNSWISSKGMALFSFSLKIDKNISMEEYSKLPLVAGISVLKGIRRIEELDLKFKWTNDVYLDDKKLSGILVEKVNEFFIIGIGINVNNKELGTAKEVAVSLKNKTGKNYIIEDIIFTVIDEFKKNYKKFCNGEWEYILSEINSRNYLKGKIVNIVKINEVINGKVDKIAQDGRLEVEVSGKKRFFDIGEVHINRTENETE from the coding sequence ATGCGAATATTCCGATTTGAAAGTATAGATTCTACAAGTGATTATCTTAAAAATAAAGAAGATATTCAAGAATTTGATCTGGCAATAGCTGAAATTCAAACTAAAGGGAGAGGAAGGCGAGGAAATAGTTGGATTTCCAGTAAAGGAATGGCTCTCTTTAGTTTTTCACTAAAAATTGATAAGAATATTTCAATGGAAGAGTATTCTAAACTTCCTCTTGTTGCAGGAATTTCTGTATTGAAAGGAATTAGAAGGATAGAGGAGTTGGATTTGAAATTTAAATGGACAAATGATGTTTATTTAGATGACAAAAAACTTTCAGGGATACTTGTAGAAAAAGTAAATGAATTTTTTATTATAGGTATAGGAATAAATGTAAATAATAAAGAACTAGGAACAGCTAAAGAAGTAGCTGTATCCTTGAAAAATAAAACAGGAAAAAATTATATAATAGAGGATATCATATTTACTGTGATAGATGAATTCAAAAAAAATTATAAGAAATTTTGTAATGGAGAATGGGAATATATATTGAGTGAAATAAATAGTAGAAATTATCTTAAAGGAAAAATAGTAAACATTGTAAAAATAAATGAAGTTATTAATGGAAAAGTCGATAAAATAGCACAAGATGGAAGATTAGAAGTGGAAGTATCAGGGAAAAAAAGATTTTTTGACATAGGGGAAGTACATATAAATAGGACGGAAAATGAAACTGAATAA
- the ptsG_8 gene encoding EIICB-Glc, translating into MESTKWLYEIIGIIIIIIAVIIIKKYKLITKVKRVNCVDLDKLEEKKFSGMGKLYIKALGGEKNIVSVDPCMTRIRVIMKDGSLLDEKRITVLGAHKVIKLTDTKIHIIIGLKAEKLAEEINDIRNKNK; encoded by the coding sequence ATGGAGTCGACCAAGTGGTTGTATGAAATAATTGGGATAATTATAATAATTATAGCAGTAATAATTATCAAAAAATATAAACTAATCACTAAAGTGAAGAGAGTAAATTGCGTTGATTTAGATAAACTTGAAGAAAAAAAATTTTCAGGAATGGGGAAGTTGTATATTAAAGCTTTAGGTGGAGAAAAAAATATAGTAAGTGTAGATCCCTGTATGACAAGAATAAGAGTAATAATGAAAGATGGTTCTCTATTAGATGAAAAGAGAATAACTGTCTTAGGAGCTCATAAAGTTATAAAACTTACTGATACTAAAATCCATATTATTATAGGATTGAAGGCTGAAAAATTAGCTGAAGAAATAAATGACATAAGAAACAAAAATAAATAG
- the mnmA_2 gene encoding tRNA-specific 2-thiouridylase mnmA, which translates to MSRKKVVIGMSGGVDSSVAAYLLKSEGYGVIGVTLNHKKEESLKDEIKAAQRICHFLGIEHKIIDIEELFQKEVIDDFLEGYSQGITPSPCVICDEKVKMKILFEIADKENADFVATGHYSSVEYSEEFKTSLLKVSYDPRKDQSYMLYRLDNDKISRLLFPLHSYEKKQIRDIAKNIGLEVYNKKDSQGICFAKEGYIEFLKRNLGNKIKKGKYIDKNGKILGEHEGYQLYTIGQRRGLGLKLPRAYFITKIDKEKNEITIGEYEELYKKRVELKKYKLAVKITDILNKNIIGRPRFSSFGTSGKVLFENEKLFFEFDEETPQTAPGQHLVLYYKNLVLGGGIIS; encoded by the coding sequence ATGAGTAGAAAAAAAGTAGTAATAGGAATGAGTGGAGGAGTTGATTCTTCTGTAGCAGCATATCTTTTGAAAAGTGAGGGATATGGAGTTATAGGTGTAACATTAAATCATAAAAAAGAAGAATCTCTTAAAGATGAGATAAAAGCTGCTCAAAGAATATGTCATTTTCTTGGAATAGAACATAAAATAATAGATATTGAAGAGTTGTTTCAAAAAGAAGTTATAGATGATTTTTTAGAGGGATATTCTCAAGGAATAACTCCTTCTCCATGTGTGATTTGCGATGAAAAAGTAAAAATGAAAATTCTTTTTGAAATAGCAGATAAAGAGAATGCAGATTTTGTAGCTACAGGACATTATAGTTCTGTGGAATATTCAGAAGAATTTAAAACAAGTCTTTTGAAAGTTTCTTATGATCCTAGAAAAGACCAGAGTTATATGTTGTATAGATTAGATAATGATAAAATCTCAAGACTTTTATTTCCACTTCATTCTTATGAAAAAAAACAGATAAGAGATATAGCAAAAAATATTGGTTTGGAAGTATATAATAAAAAAGACAGTCAAGGAATATGTTTTGCTAAAGAAGGGTATATAGAATTTCTAAAAAGAAATTTAGGTAATAAGATAAAAAAAGGCAAATATATAGATAAAAATGGAAAAATTCTTGGAGAACATGAGGGATATCAATTATATACAATTGGTCAAAGAAGAGGATTGGGATTAAAACTTCCAAGAGCATACTTCATAACAAAAATTGATAAAGAAAAAAATGAAATAACTATTGGAGAATATGAGGAATTATACAAAAAGAGAGTAGAATTAAAAAAGTATAAATTAGCTGTAAAAATAACTGATATTTTAAATAAAAATATTATTGGAAGACCTAGATTTTCAAGTTTTGGTACAAGTGGAAAAGTTTTATTTGAAAATGAAAAACTTTTTTTTGAGTTTGATGAAGAAACTCCACAAACTGCTCCTGGACAGCATTTGGTATTATATTATAAAAATTTGGTACTAGGTGGTGGAATAATATCATAA